Genomic window (Haloarchaeobius salinus):
CGCACCTCGTCGAACGCGCCCGACTCTCGGATGGTGTCCGCGTGGGCGTACGTCGGCGCGCTCGACTCGGGATTGAGGTGCGACCCGTGTGCCACGATGACCAGCGCTTGCATATGCGTCGCTCAGGCTGGGATACCCTTAGTGACTTCGTCTGCGGCACCCACCGGCCGACCGCGTCCTGTGGCCACCCCAGGCCCACACGGACGGAAACGCCTAATTGTCATCGGTCGTAACACTCGCGAAAATGTCCCCCCGCCCTCGCTCCCTCGTCGCGTTCGCTCTCCTGCTCGTCGTCGGTGCGGGCTGTCTGGGCCTCGTCGACGACGGCGAAACGGCGACCCCGACGGTCGACGGCGACGAGGCCGTCGATGCCTACGAGTCCATCGACGGCGTCCACGCCGTCGTCGAGACGACCATCACCCACGGGAACAGCACCGAACACCGGCAGTCGGCGGTGTGGATCCGACCCGGGAGCGGTGCCGTCCGCGAGGAGATCCGCGAGCCGGCGTCCCGCGACGGCAACCTCGTGGTCGCGAACGGCTCGCAGCTCTGGGTGTACGACGAGAGCCGGCAGGTCGTCCGGACGCAGTCGTACGAGCGTGGCCAGGGCGACGCGGTCCGGATGGACGCGTTCCTCCGGCAGGTGTTCGACGCGGTCGCGGCGAGCGGGAACGAGACCGTCCGGTCCCCACCGACCGTCGGCATGGGGCCGGCCCCGTCGGTGCCCGTCGAGGGTGAGGCGGGCGACGAGGTCAGGAACGCGACGACGACCGTGGAGAACTACACCGCGACGTACGAGGGCACGGAGACCGTCGCCGGTCGCGAGACCCACGTCGTCGAGCTGGCCCCCAGCGGCGACGTGCCGACGGTCGCGTCGGACCTGCGCATCCGGTACTACCTCGACGCCGAGCGCTACTTCCCGGTGAAGGTGACCCGGTCGATGACGGTCAACGGGGAGGAGTTCCGCGTCGTCACCCGGTACACGGACGTCGAGTTCGACCCGGGCATCGCCGACTCGCGGTTCCGGTTCGACCCGCCCGAGGAGGCGAGCGTGGTCGACCTCGACGAGAGCCAGGAGACGTTCGAGACACGCGCCGCGGCGGCCGCGAACGTCACGATGGCGCTTCCGGAGCCGGACGTGCCCGACGGCTACGAGCTGTTCCGGGTCGGCGTCCTCCGTGGCGAGATCACGACCGTGACCGTGTTCTACCGGAACGACGCCGGGGACGTGCTCTACGTGAGCAAGCACTCCGAACCGCGGTCGACGGGCTCGGCCGACGGTGTCACCGTCGACGTCGCCGGGAGCGAGGGTCGGTACGTCGCGACCGACTCGCTGGGTTCGGTCGTCTGGTCCTGCGCGGACGGGCGGCAGTACGCGGTCGTCTCGGTGGAGGGCTCGCTGTCGCAGTCCGAGGTCGTCGCCATCGCGCGGTCGAGTGGCTGTGCGTGAGCTACGTCGCGGGCTCGAACGCCGGTGCGAAGTCGACCTCGCCCGCGGTGTAGTGCTCGCCGTTCGAGCCGACGTACGTCGACATCAGCGACCCTCCGTCCGGCGTGTTCCGCGGTGGCTGTCTGCGGGCGCTACGGGCCGGTCCTCCCCGGAGTCGTGGTGAATCGAGCGACAGGGGACGGCTCGGCGGGCGGCTCCAAAGGCGTTCCCACGGTTGTGAAACGATGGCACAGCGGGGTGCCGAGCGGTCCGTTCGACGCACTCGACGGTCGGTCGGGTCGCTGCAATCGCTCCGCTATCCGGTCGGATATCGGGAGAAGAACTCAGTCGTCTCGCGGTTCGTCGGGGGACTCGCCGCCTCGCTCCCAGACGTTCGTGACGGACTCCCCGTTCGGTGGTGTGTGGCTCACGTCTTTCATCGTGCGCTTGTCGTTCGTCATCGTGATACTTCGTAGCACAAGACTCGTATAAAACCGTTTCTGACGACTGGTTATAAGACTTAGTAGCATATTAATACCTAATATTCTCCGCCTACCCACGGATGGCGACGGCCACGCCGAAGTGTCAAGGCCTATGCCGACCGCGGTCGAACCCTCGCGCATGGAGTACGAAACGGTCCAGGGCACCTCCGTCCCGAAGATCGGCCTCGGCACCTGGCAGACCGCCGGCCAGGAGACCTACGGCGCGGTCCGGACCGCGCTCGCCGCCGGCTACCGACACATCGACACCGCCCAGGCGTACGACAACGAACGCTACGTCGGCAACGCCATCCACGACTCGGACGTCGACCGCGAGGAGGTCTTCCTCACCACGAAGGTCCGTCCCGACCGGTTCCGCCCCGGCCGCCTCAAGCGCTCGGTCGCCAACAGCCTCCGCGAGCTCGACACCGACTACGTCGACCTGCTGCTGCTGCACTGGCCCAACCCGCTCGCCGACCTCCGCGAGACGATGGAGGCGATGGCCGACCTCGTCGAACGCGGCGACGTCCGCCACGTCGGCGTCTCGAACTTCTCGAAGAGACGGCTGATGAAGGCCCAGCGCGTCTCCCCCGAACCCATCTTCACCAACCAGGTGAAGTTCCACCCGTTCAAGCCCCAGCGCGAGCTGCTGCGCTACTGCCAGGACTCGGACGTGCTGCTGACGGCGTACTCGCCGCTCGGGACCGGCGGCGTCCTCGGCGACGACCTCCTCCGACGCATCGGCGACTACTACGACAAGACCCCCGCGCAGGTCGCGCTCCGCTGGGCAACCCAGCACCAGAACGTCGTCGCCATCCCGAAGTCCACGAGCAAGGACCACATCGAGCAGAACGTCGACGTCTTCGATTTCTCGCTGGACAGGGACGAGCTCGACCGCATCGCCCGCCCCGACCCCGTCAAGAACGGGCTGGCGTTCGCGAAGGGCACCATCGGTATCTGAGGTCGACACCCCCGAATCGGCCGCTGTCGCTCCTGTTGCTGGTCGGACCAGTACCGGCCGGATCGTCCCGACGCCATCGTCTCGCCCGGCACCCACCGGCCGTGCCCGGAACGTTCAACCGACCCACGCCCCAATCCACGCCCAAGCGATGGCGGACTCCGGAGACGGACAGCGCGAACAGGCGGCGAGGCTCCCGGGCGTCGAGCCCGAAGAGGGCCCCGACCGCATCGTCCTGCACGTCGACATGGACTGCTTCTACGCGGCCTGCGAACGGTTGCGGGAGCCCGAACTCGAGGGCGAGCCGGTCGTGGTCGGGATGGGCTACGAGCCGGGCGACGACGCCGGTGCGGTGGCGACGGCGAGCTACGAGGCCCGCGAGTACGGCGTCGAGAGCGCACAGGCCATCACGACCGCGCTGGAGCGCCTGCCCCGCCGTGCCGACGCCGACGCCGACGACCCCGAGGGAACCGGGCTCTACCGCCCCGTCGACCTGGACTACTACGACTCGGTCGCGAGCGACGTGAAGGACATCCTCCACGACTGCGCCGACACTGTCCGCGAGGTGAGCATCGACGAGGCGTATCTCGACGTGACCGACCGGACGGACTGGTCGGTCGCCGAGGGGTTCGCCCGCCACGTCAAACAGCGCATCGAGCGCGAGGTCGGCGTCGTCGCCAGCGTCGGCGTCGCACCGAACATGAGCGCCGCGAAGGTCGCCAGCGACCACGACAAGCCCGACGGCCTCGTAGTGGTGCCGCCCGACGAGCTTCGGCGGTTCCTCGACCCCCTTCCCGTCGAGGAGATCCACGGCGTCGGCCCGGTGACCGCACGGGAGCTCCGCGACGAGTTCGGCGTCGAGACCGCTGGCGACCTCGCCGCGTCGGACCGCCGGGCACTGGCGGACCGGTTCGGCGAGCGCGGCCCGGAGCTCAGGGACCGGGCACGGGGACACGACGACCGGCCGGTGACGCCCCGTGGACTGCCGAAGAGCTTCTCGCGGGAGTCGGCGTTCGGCGAGCCCGTCACGGCACCGGAGCCGAAGGTCGAGCAGGTGCGCACGCTGGCGGAAGCCGTGGCCGACCGTGCCGACCGGCGGGGTGCGCTCTACCGGACCATCGGCATCAAGGCCGTCGAACCACCGTTCGACGTGAACACCCGCGAGCGGTCGCTGCCGGGTCCCGTCGCCGACGAGGAGCTGGTCGTCGACACGGCGCTGGAGCTCGTCGCCGAGTTCGACGACGTGCCCGTACGGAAGGTCGGCGTGCGCGTCTCGAACCTCTCGTTCACCGAGCGCAACCAGGCGAGCCTCGACTCCTGGGAGTCCGACGAGGGCCGGGCGGCCACCGACGGCACCTCTCGGAACCGCTCGCGTGCGTGGCGACCGGACGACTCGGACGGCCAGTCAACGCTGACCGATTTCCAGTAGCGCCGGGCGCGGCCAATGGAACTTATATGGCCCGGCACCCGAGATGGGGTAGACGCACTCTCATCAGCATGGCTGACGACGATATGGACTTCTACGAACTTCTGGAGATAGACGAGGACGCCTCCCAGGACGAGGTGAAGGAGGCGTTCCGCTCGAAGGTACGGGAGTACCACCCGGACCTCAACGACGACCCCGACGCCCCCGCCCAGTTCAACGCCCTGAAGAAGGCCTACGAGACCCTCAACGACTCCTCGGAGCGGAACGCCTACGACCGCCTCGGACACAGGGACTACGTCGCAAAGCGCATCGGCGGGTTCCCCTCCGGCGACATCTGGGGGAACCGCTCCAGCGGCGACGACGACGCCGGTGGACCGACGAGTCGGTCGAGCAGCTCGTCGACCCGGTCCACCTCGACGGGCAGTTCCACCGGCTCGACACGCGCCGGACGGAGTCGGTCCAGCGGTAACCGTTCGGGGAGCGGCAGCCGTTCGGGGAGCGGTAGCCGTTCGACGGCGAGCTCGTCCGCACAGTCGAGCGCGAGGACCACGGGCTCGTCTCAACGGACGAAAACGACCGCCAGCGCGACCGGGAGCGCGTCGTCGTCACGGGGCACCGGGGGGACCGCCACGGGAACCACGACCGGCGGGGGCGGGTCGACCACCGGTACCCGGTCCTCGCCTGCAGCGGGCACCAGCGCCGGCGGCTGGACCGACAACGCGCTGTTCAACTGGTGGAACGACCTGAGCCTCGGCTGGCCGCTCATGCTCTCGGCGGTCCTCCTCTACGTCGGTGGACTCGTCCAGTACGGGCTGGCCCACGAGAGCGGCCTCTCGACGCTCGCGGACCGTCTGCGCGCCGCCGGCACCGACACCGCCGCGCTGCAGGCCGCCCTCGTCGAGTCCCGGTACGGCCTCACCCAGCCTGCGACGTTCATCGTGGAGGACGGGGCACTGGTCGCCGAGCCACCGCTGCCGACACAGCAGTGGTACGGTGCACTCGCCGGGCTCGTCGGCGTCACCGTCCTCGCGTTCGGTCTCAACCGGGCGTTCCGCGCCCGCCGGCCGTACAAGTGGGTGACCATCAACGAGACCGTCGGCGTCTCGCTCGCCGTCGCCATCGCGGCCGGCGCGTACGGCGGCCCCCTGCTGGCCGGCGCGCTCGTCATGCCGCTGGTCTACCTGGTCATCGTCCGTCACACCCGGATGGCGTTCCAGTTCAAGCCGACGTACCTCTACGTCGTCGGGGTCTCCGCGCCGCTGGTCGGGCTCGTGCTCGACGCGGCCGAGGCCGCACCCATGCTCGCGGTCGACCTCGTCGCGATGGTGCTGCCGCTGCTCTCCGTCGTGGTACTCCTCCTGAGTGCCTTCGTGCGCCCGAAGATCGCGGCCCGTCTCTGACCCCCCTCGTCTTCCTTCGCCCGTCTCAGCCGACCAGCGTCGCGACGCCCTTCGTCTGCCGGTAGTCCGAGTCGAGGATGGCCCGGAGTCGCTCGCGTAGCGCCGTCTCCTCCTCGTCGTCCCACGTCTCGGGGTCGGCAACCGGCACCACGAGGAAGCCGCGCCCGCGGACCTCGGTCGCGTGGATCGCCCGGCCGTCGATGGGGTTCGGGAACCGTCGGCGGAGCGTGGTGTACTCCCGCAGTACCCGGTCGATGGCCGTCGGGCCGACCGGGAGGATGATGTGGGCGTTGATGGCCCGGAACTCCGCGTCGAAGAACCGCTCCATCAGCTCGTAGTCCTCGTCGGTGGGCAGCTGTCCGTCGGACAACCGGGGCATGAACAGGTAGCTCAGGAAGAGGTTCGTCGGTTCGGGGCCGTCACTGTACGGTTCCGCGAGGAAGCCGACGTCGTGCAGCACGCGCTGCAGTCGGCGCGCACCTCCGGTCTCGGTGAACGGGACACCCGTCGTCTCGCCGCCGTGGTGGGCGGGCGACGCGCCGACGACGTGGAAGTCGGCGTTGGCGTCGCCGTAGCCGGGGACGG
Coding sequences:
- a CDS encoding LolA family protein, encoding MSPRPRSLVAFALLLVVGAGCLGLVDDGETATPTVDGDEAVDAYESIDGVHAVVETTITHGNSTEHRQSAVWIRPGSGAVREEIREPASRDGNLVVANGSQLWVYDESRQVVRTQSYERGQGDAVRMDAFLRQVFDAVAASGNETVRSPPTVGMGPAPSVPVEGEAGDEVRNATTTVENYTATYEGTETVAGRETHVVELAPSGDVPTVASDLRIRYYLDAERYFPVKVTRSMTVNGEEFRVVTRYTDVEFDPGIADSRFRFDPPEEASVVDLDESQETFETRAAAAANVTMALPEPDVPDGYELFRVGVLRGEITTVTVFYRNDAGDVLYVSKHSEPRSTGSADGVTVDVAGSEGRYVATDSLGSVVWSCADGRQYAVVSVEGSLSQSEVVAIARSSGCA
- a CDS encoding aldo/keto reductase; this encodes MEYETVQGTSVPKIGLGTWQTAGQETYGAVRTALAAGYRHIDTAQAYDNERYVGNAIHDSDVDREEVFLTTKVRPDRFRPGRLKRSVANSLRELDTDYVDLLLLHWPNPLADLRETMEAMADLVERGDVRHVGVSNFSKRRLMKAQRVSPEPIFTNQVKFHPFKPQRELLRYCQDSDVLLTAYSPLGTGGVLGDDLLRRIGDYYDKTPAQVALRWATQHQNVVAIPKSTSKDHIEQNVDVFDFSLDRDELDRIARPDPVKNGLAFAKGTIGI
- the dinB gene encoding DNA polymerase IV — its product is MADSGDGQREQAARLPGVEPEEGPDRIVLHVDMDCFYAACERLREPELEGEPVVVGMGYEPGDDAGAVATASYEAREYGVESAQAITTALERLPRRADADADDPEGTGLYRPVDLDYYDSVASDVKDILHDCADTVREVSIDEAYLDVTDRTDWSVAEGFARHVKQRIEREVGVVASVGVAPNMSAAKVASDHDKPDGLVVVPPDELRRFLDPLPVEEIHGVGPVTARELRDEFGVETAGDLAASDRRALADRFGERGPELRDRARGHDDRPVTPRGLPKSFSRESAFGEPVTAPEPKVEQVRTLAEAVADRADRRGALYRTIGIKAVEPPFDVNTRERSLPGPVADEELVVDTALELVAEFDDVPVRKVGVRVSNLSFTERNQASLDSWESDEGRAATDGTSRNRSRAWRPDDSDGQSTLTDFQ
- a CDS encoding DnaJ domain-containing protein; the protein is MADDDMDFYELLEIDEDASQDEVKEAFRSKVREYHPDLNDDPDAPAQFNALKKAYETLNDSSERNAYDRLGHRDYVAKRIGGFPSGDIWGNRSSGDDDAGGPTSRSSSSSTRSTSTGSSTGSTRAGRSRSSGNRSGSGSRSGSGSRSTASSSAQSSARTTGSSQRTKTTASATGSASSSRGTGGTATGTTTGGGGSTTGTRSSPAAGTSAGGWTDNALFNWWNDLSLGWPLMLSAVLLYVGGLVQYGLAHESGLSTLADRLRAAGTDTAALQAALVESRYGLTQPATFIVEDGALVAEPPLPTQQWYGALAGLVGVTVLAFGLNRAFRARRPYKWVTINETVGVSLAVAIAAGAYGGPLLAGALVMPLVYLVIVRHTRMAFQFKPTYLYVVGVSAPLVGLVLDAAEAAPMLAVDLVAMVLPLLSVVVLLLSAFVRPKIAARL
- a CDS encoding uracil-DNA glycosylase family protein produces the protein MENVTDRVSNPFDIRPPSEYPPVDDGPAAVPGYGDANADFHVVGASPAHHGGETTGVPFTETGGARRLQRVLHDVGFLAEPYSDGPEPTNLFLSYLFMPRLSDGQLPTDEDYELMERFFDAEFRAINAHIILPVGPTAIDRVLREYTTLRRRFPNPIDGRAIHATEVRGRGFLVVPVADPETWDDEEETALRERLRAILDSDYRQTKGVATLVG